A segment of the Aquila chrysaetos chrysaetos unplaced genomic scaffold, bAquChr1.4, whole genome shotgun sequence genome:
TCCCCCCTTCTTATTCCCCTCCCCGGGGGTGCCTGGTGCCCCATCCCCTGtcacccatgggtgctcccACGTCCCTGCTAGATGTCCCCTACCCACTGTGTCGTGTCGTGTCCCGTCCCCCACGGACTCTCCATGTCCCCTAACGCAGCCCTCCACCCTCAGGTAGGGaacagctcctcttcctcctccttttccttcttggtGCCCGGTGGGAgccccacccctcccagcccccccagctcAGTGACATCTTGGGGACGCCAGGATGTGGCACGAAGCCCGCAAGCATGAGCGCAAGCTGCGAGGGATGATGGTGGACTACAAGAAGCGAGCGGAACGCCGTAGGGAATACTATGAGAAGATCGTGAGTGGCCCTGACTTTGTCCCCTCCTCGGGGACAGCGGTGGCACCCCACTATCCCTGGCTGGGACCCGATTGGGGGCGTGCCTGGGGCATTTGGGAACCATCTGGGCGCTTTGCAGCTTGTTTTTGGGGTGGAAGAGGGATGGATGAAGGAGCTGTGGCACTCGCTGCCGCCTGCCTTCCCCCGGGGACCCCACGGAGGTGTCCCTGGGTGGGCACCCTAAAtccacacaaacaaaactgcCCCCCTTTCGGCTCCCCCTTTTCCCCGGGGCTCCCACTCTCTCTTTTCCTAACCCTTggggtttttattgttttttttttttttctttttttctaactttggGGGTTTCCACTTCTCCTAGAAAAAGGACCCGGCCCAGTTTCTCCAGGTTCACGGCCGGGCCTGCAAGGTCCACCTGGACTCAGCCATCGCACTGGCCGCCGAAAGCCCTGTCAACATGTGAGTAGCCCCACACAGGGCTGGAGGCATCTCCCACTGCTCCCCAAGCAGCtctggggggtttggggggagtGGTCGGTGCCTCGCCGAAGCCCGGGGGGGCTCTCATGCAGCCACAATGTCTTTGAGAAGCGCTAGGCCCACCGGCAAGGGTTCGGGGGTGTGTTGGGGGGGTTCTTGCCTGGCCGGCAGCATGTGCCCAGCTGCTCGGCTCCTCGTagtgcagccctggggctggccAGGTCTCTCCTGCCCTGGGAAATGAAATCTAGGCCAGTTTCTGCTTgtcaaaaccaaataaaaaggACTTGGCTCCTCCTCTGCCAGAGCTTCTAGGAGATGCTGCTGTGGCAAATGAGTTGgttctctcctccctgctcgGGAATGACTAATGCAGGAGAGCTGAGCACACCCATCGGTGCTTGACGGGGGGGCGGtttgtgtgggtttgggggggctcAGCTCCTCCCGGGGGGGCTTCCTggctgtcccccagccctgATGACATCTCTCTCACCTCGCAGGATGCCCTGGCAGGGGGACGCGAACAACATGATTGACCGCTTCGACGTGCGGGCGCACCTGGATTATATCCCCTTGTACACCCCGCCCCTGCTGAACCCCATGTAAGCCATGGGGTGCCAGGGCACCCTGCTTCGACGGGAGCTTCTGGGTCCAGATCAGGCCTTCTCGGGGTCTGTTTTGGAGCGGTTGCCTGAGGTTTCGGAGCCGGCGTCGCCTGCAAGCCTGGCTGGGGTTGCTGCAGGGCGGACAGGGCTGCTTTTTAGATTttctgtactgggaccagtgTGGAGATCCCAGTACTGggaggataagctggaatgaGTGCAGAGGGATGGGTAGGACTGGAGCACAGGGTGAAGGGGAACcccacagcagcttttctgtacCTAAAACGTTAGAGAGGATGGAGCTGAGCTCTTTGCAGAGGTTCGCAGTAAAAGGGCGTGATGAAAAGGCCAAAATTAGAGAGAGGGAGTTAAGTACCGGCACAACCCCCAAAGGCTGGGAGGGTTCTTTCTCTGGAGAGAGGTGCTgctcagctggagcaggctgctgtagttggccctgctttgagcaaggaCGGGGCAGAAGGCAAATATCCCCCCAGGCCTGGGTCTGTGAAGAGCAGCCAGGTTCCCTTCCTGCCCCTGCTCACTGCTGCTCCGGCACCTCCTTACCCTCTCTGGCCTCAGCACGAGCTCCGGAGAGGAGTTTGGCCCCCTTGATGGGTTTTCAAGGGAATTCCAGACCAGCATGTGATCCTTCACCCGCAAACCCCAGCCCTGATCTCCCCACACAGCAGGGGATCTGATCTCGCTAAGCCAAGCAGAAAGGGGTCATGTTTTTTCTGGAGTCCAAAATCCCTTGGGGAGAGGGGAACCTCCATCTCCCCAGAGGCTTGTGAGCACCAAAAGCTGCATCTGCTCCTTTCCAGCTCCCCCGAGCAGGAGTCTGATGAGAGAAAGTGTAACTACGAGCGGTACCGAGGCCTGGTGCAGAACGACTTTGCCGGTAGTAAGTGTCTGGTGCAGGCGGGAGGGTCGGGGCCACATGAGACAGAGCGAGCCCCCGCGATTCGGGGGAAATCCCAGCTCATCCAGGGCATGGCTCAATGTAGCACCAGCCGAAGGGCGAGGGGAGGGTTTTGTTCCCACTCTGGGGGTGGCGAggtgctgggagagctgcaTCCCCTCTAATGAGCTGCGGTTAATCAGCTCTCTGAGCTGTTCTCTCAAGTGGGCGTAAAGCAGGCTGGTAACTTCCCTGTGTGGTTGCAGTCTCGGAGGAGCAGTGCCTCTACCAGATCTACATCGATGAGCTCTATGGGGGACTCCAAAAGCCaaatgaagatgagaaaaagaagtgagTGTGAGAAGAGGTGACAAAGGACGGTTGTCATGTTCCTGTCCTCAGGAACTGTCCTGGGAGCGTGGCTCCACAGCCTCAGAAACACCCGCTCTTTGACCAGTCCCAGTTTCCCCTCTACCGGGGTGGGACTGAGCAGCCACCGGCTGCACCATCCACCCTCGGCTGCTTTTGGTGACGCTCTGAAGTCGTCCCCTGTGTTTCCGCGCTGAAATATCCGTCCCGTCCTTGTCGCTGTGGACGTGAGGCCATCCTGGGGCTGAGCAGAGCGGCAGTGGCTGAGGAGGGAGACAGAGGAAGGGCTGGTTTCTTCTCAAGGAAGCTTTCTGTCTTGATGCCTTCTCATGCGGCCTGGCACTGAGAGGCGGGCAGGAGCTTAAGTGTGTCTGTGCCCAGGCTGGCGGAGAAAAAGGCTTCCATCGGCTACACGTACGAGGACAGCACTGTGGCTGAGCTCGAGAACTCCTTGGAGAAGCGAGGGGACGAGGAAGACTCTGAGGAAGACAGCAACACAGACGAAGATGAAGTCATCCCCGATATCGGTAATGGCCCTCCCTTATCGGGCTGCTTCACCCCGGTTTGGTAGACGTGCCGAGCCCTGCCTTGCCACTTGGGATATGCTgagctgcctgtgctctgcCCACAGATGTGGAAGTGGATGTGGACGAGCTGAACCAGGAACAGGTGGCTGACCTGAACAAGCAGGCGACTGCGTACGGCATGGCAGAAGGGGACTTTGTCAGGTACGGCTGGTGGCCGGGATAAGCACCAGGAACCCAGCGGAGCCTCACTGGGGCCTCCCCTTCTCACTGGGGGCTGAATCCTTTGCAGATGTGCCTGTCTCTAGGATGGGGGCCCCCAAAAAAGTCCCCCCTGAGCACGGTGCTGGCCGGTGGGCTCTTACTGagggtttctctttttttggggggaaaaggaTGTTGCGGAAGGACAAAGAAGAGGcagaagctattaaaaatgccaaagccctagaagaagaaaaggcgATGTACTCGGTAAGGGGAGCTCTGGCAAGCTCTGCCCTGTCCCGCTGCGAGCCTTAGCTGGCTGGGAGCCTCCCGGGGCAGCAGACTGGGTCCTGTGGGTGCCTTGGGCCCCCTCCCTGCTCACGGAAGCACCTCTGCCTCCCAAGGGGGGCCCGCAAACTCCTGGGGCAGCTTCCCCCGGGGTCAGTGCTGTCTCTTAGCTCAGGCTGCTCTCCTAGGGCCGTCGCTCTCGCCGCCAAAGGAGGGAGTTCAGGGAGAAACGCTTGAAAGGGAGGAAGATCAGCCCGCCCAGGTGAGTCTCCTGGCCCGGCAGCTGAGACTGGGGCTTGGCCACGGCCCTGGTCCATTCATATCCATCCCAGGCAGCTCCTCCCTGCTCCACCCCAGGCGTCATCCATGCCCATGCCAGTTTGCGTGGGGGTCCTGGCGGCTCTGGCCCCTGGTGACGTCCCACCGATATCTCCTTCCCTAACGCCCTCTCCTTTCGCAGCTACGCACGGAGAGACAGTCCCACCTACGATCCCTACAAACGGTGAGCGGCCGCAGTCCCAGGACAAGCGGGTTCTCCAGGCTGGGGACGTCCCCTTCCCGCGGGGAACCTGGCACCCAGCGGTTTTTGGGAGGGAGTTTTTTCAGCAACTGAAGCTGCCTCCCTCCTCGCCACCTCGCAGCTCCCCCTCGGAGTCCACCTCCGAATCCCGCTCCCGTTCCCGCACCCCATCTCCTGGCCACGAGGAAAAGATCACCTTCATCACCAGCTTCGGCGGCAGCGATGAGGAAGCGGTGGCGGCATCCGCGCAAGCTGGCAGCATCTCCGGAAAAGCCACCGCACTTGGCAAACAGCGTTCTGCCCCAGGGCAGCCGGGCAGCACCGCGGCAGGTCATAGCACCTCGTCCCGGTCGGTAACTCTCCCATCTGGCTCACTTTCCCAACCCTTACCCACAGAGGCGCGGTGGTGGTGGGCCAGGCGAGCTTGCTGGCCCCTCGTGGGCATGGAGCCAGGCCGGCCCGGCATGGAGACACCAGCAGGGGATGCTCCCGACGCCTGGCTGCTGCTCGAGGGGCAGAGGGGGGAACgtggtgggagggagcaggTGGGTTCTCCATCATGTAACCATGCAGGCCGCGTGCCTGCCCCGGTTCTGCTGCGGTGCCGGGGCAGGGCTTGACAGCTTTGAGGGGATCTTCATGGCATCTCCGGGTCTTCCTGGAGATGGGTGGGCTTGGGGGAGGCTGGAATTTGGGTGTGAGTCAAGCCGCCTCCTGCCCTAAAAGAAAGAGTGTCTGCTAGTTCCTGGAGAGCTCAGGGAGGGAATCGGGGTGGCTGTCGTGGCTCCTTTCCCGGCACGGCTGGGGGTCTGGGGGGCTTGGAGCCCCTTGGCAGAGGGCTGAGTGGCTCTGGGGCTGTCCCAGTTGTGCCTGGAGGCTTGATGCCAGTGTTGGGCGGGGGAGAGGCGCCTGCTCTCTCCTCATGGCTCAGCCCACGGGCTGTCAGCAGGGTCTGGCCATACCCGTGCTGTGCAGCACCACCTGGTGCTGGGAGCAATGAGGGTCCCAGCTCATCCTTGCTCGTCCCAGGCGCCAACAGCTCGTCCTGTGTGTCCCTTCTAGGAGACGCTCTTCATCCTCTTccacctccccatcctcctcctcatcctccagCTCCCGCTCCAGCTCCCGCTCGCACCGAGGCGGCAGCTACCACCACTCCAGACGCTACTGCCGCTCCCACAGCCGCCGGTACTCACGCTCCCGCAGCCGCCGCTACTCGGGAGGGGGCTCACGGGACAGCCGGCGTCGCTCCAGATCCTATTCCCCTGACTGGGGGTATCGCTACAGCTCCTGCCGCCGCTCCAGGTGAGCTCTGTCCTCCGCTCTCCCAGTTCCTGCCCGTTTTGCCCAAGTTCTCTACTGGGCTCCTCCATGGCGAGTTTTGCCGGTGGCTTCATCGTCCTCCCGCTCAGCCGCAGGCAGTGGTGCTGTCCCCTCGGCCGCCTCTTTGGGCTGAACAAGCCCACACATCTTGGCCTCTCCCTTCCGCtcagtgctccagcccctgccagaCTGGTCCCAGTTTGTTACTGGGAGTCCCACACTGGTCcctgtatcaaaaaaaaaaaaaaaaaaaaaaaagtctcatcaGTGTTGAATAAAGGGGAATATGTCCCATCACTCACCCTGCTAGTGGGTGGCTTCACCGTGAGCTCCCCCAGCACCATCTCCGCTTGCTgttggggtgtgggggggaccCCAGTCACCctctgggtgcccccccccccccaaacacccctTCCACCTTGATTCCCTGTCTGCAGGAGCCATTCCAGGTCCGGAGAGCGCTACTGGCGAGGTGGCAGGTCCAGCCGACACCGGAGCAGCAGCCGAAGTCCCAGCGATTCGCGGAGCTGCAGCAAATCAATGTCTCCAGTGCGAGAGAAACCGCCGAGGCCTGCAGCGTCACCTGCCGTGggggagaaactgaaaaagtgagggaggggaagggtcggggggggggcacccggGGTGTTGAGCAGCCCCTGCGTTGAtcctcatgcttttttttttttttttttttttctcctgcttttagGGCTGACACTGCTGCTGGTAAAGAGACAGGAGCTGCCAAAGTCAGTAAGAATTTAACCTCACCTGTTTAATTGCCATCACTGCAGAGCACGCTAAGGGACATGGTGGTGGACGGGCTGGCGGAGGTGCCGGGACTTGGCGCTGGTTGCCCCCGTGACCCGTTGCGTCCCACCCCTCCTTGACCGGGTGCCGGTCCTGCTCCCTCCTTGGAGCTTGAGGGGGGGCTGCTGGACAGGAGCGGGGCCACGGGCTGCTCGGGGCAGTCTTGGCTCTGGGtggtggggaggcagggggaggaatGGGGACCCCCAGGATCCAGCTGGGTGCTGTCTGTGCTGAAGCTGGGGGATGCCTGCCCTGCTTTGTTGGGTCCAGGCTGTCACTGGTGTCTGTCCTTGCACCCCGGGGTCTGTCCCCATGCCCAGCGGGTCCTCATGCCCCTCCAGGGAGGGGGTGGAGGTGGTggcggggggctgggggagccccTCGCCCCACTTGCAGGGGCGTTGGCCAGACTGCCAACAGGACGCAGGGCACGGCTGTCTTCTCTCACTCTGTGAGTGGCCCCTCCATGCCCTCGGGCTGTCCCAGGCCACCCTGTCCCTGGGGTCCCTGGGTGCTTTCGGGCTGTGTCCGTGTGTCCCTGGGGTGCCGGTGCCACTGCCTGGGGCCGCGGGTGCTCTGGCAGGGAGCAGCTTGTTGTCCAAGGCCACCCTCAACAGCCACCATTTgtccccacagcacccacaggTGTCCCTGCTGCTCGGGGACAGGGCGCGGGCACCGGCAAAGCCCCCGGCAatgtgggcagggacacccaGACCCTGTAGAggggctcggggcgggggggggctcagAGTTGTCACCGTGGCAAGGCAGGTGGTGGTTCTGGGATCCAGCTTGGCCAGCACTCGAAGCCAGTGTCTGCCACgggggagcctgggggggggttCCCCAGGTCTGGCCAGCGTGGCTTGCACCGTGTCCTcatccctgtccccccaccCTACCCTTCACATGCCATTTTGGTTGGTTTGCAGCCCAAACTGACGCCgcaggagaagctgaagctGCGCATGCAGAAGGCGCTGAACCGGCAGTGTAAGCAGCACCTGTGGCCCCCGCCTCCACCGCAccctgacacacacacacacccccacacccacacccacccaccccccaccccggtaCCCTCTCTCAGCCCCCtgctctttgggttttttttttttaatagttaaagCTGATAAAAAGGCGGCgcaggaaaaaatgctgcaacAGGAGCATGAGAGACAGGTAGGGGGGGGTGAGGCTGGGGGAGGGGCTAGGCTGGCAACCTGGGGGGGGGCCTGGAGCCGGTTAACGGGAATGCTCTTCTCTTCCAGGAGCGGGAGGACGAGCTGCGTGCCATGGCCCGGAAAATCCGCATGAAGTAAATCCTCTCCCGTCCCTTTACTGGGTGGATTCAGTGGGTGCAGGCTGCAACGTGACCCCCACCGCTGCTGGCTGCACCCTCCaaccttgttttatttttcgGCAGGGAGAGAGAGCGCCGAGAGAAGGAGCGGGAGGAATGGGAGAGGCAGTACAGCCGGCAGAGTCGGTCTCCATCCCCGCGCTACGGTGAGTGCCGGCTGACCGGGAGCCCAGTGCCAGTGTGAGGGGGGGGGTGAAGGGGTTCAGTGGAGCCCCCCCAAAACAATGGGGGgtggattccccccccccccccccccccgcattgGGCCTTTGCAGGGTGGAAAAGAAAAGTTGTATTCCGGGGGAAAAAATGGGTGGAAAAGGGGCTGCACCACCTGAGTGTGTCCCCTCTGTCTTGCAGGTCGGGAATACAGCTCCTCCCGGAGGTACgttcccctctcccaccccacgGGTGGGGGAGGTCCTGGTGGTCAGGGCTCCATGGGGATCCCCTCATTCTCACCCACCCCTCTTTTCCCCCCACCTCATCTGCAGGCGCTCCCGGTCCCGGAGCCCTCACTACCGACACTGACGGGGAAATGGTGCCAGTTTTGCcaacagcaaataaaagatggaaaaccTGAATCCTCCTCCCCTGtcaccttgtttttttttcccacccctGTTGCCCCAGAGAAATTGTAATTATGGTCAGAAAAAAGGGGGTTTTGTTGGAAAAaggggatttttgttttattaatggGTTACTCGAGGAGGAAGGTGTAGGCGAGGGTGTTGGCATAATGCAGCAGCGTGGCCATCTGCACCCCCAGGGGGGTCTGTAGGGCATCCACCTGGAACACCATGGCTTCCACGTTGGTGGCGCTGAAAACGGCGTCCACCCGGACCCCTGCCCGGAGGTAAAATCAGGTGGGACTGCCCCGGATGGCCCCCAGCCCCCGTAGGTAACGTTGCCAGAGGTTTGCCCGTACCCCCTGTGCTGTCATCTGCCCCCCCCAGAAGCACCTGGAATAGGGGTGAAGTGGGGTTGAAACCTTGGCTGGAAACCTTCGTGACCCTGTGGCAGGCGTAGGACCCCCACTGGTACTGGCATGgcagctcctgggggggggggtcacccgAGACCCCCCCTGTGTTCTCCTTCCCCATAGGACCCACCTGTGTCccatgtgtgtgtgtcccctccGGGAGCTGCACCCCTGtgacacccccaccccacagcccccctaAACCCCCCCTTGcttctcctgccccccccccaaaaaacccctaagcCCCCTCCCCAAGACCCCCCCTCCCATGAGGCTTCCTGGTCCCCAAACATCCCCCCCGCACCCCTCTGTGCCCCCAGGGCCTCcaaaagacacccccccccataGTCCCTCCTCCCCGTGTGCCCCCCgccagctccctgcccccccaTAGGGCCCTAGTGCCACTCGtggggcccccccccagcctcccctggACCCCCAAAGCTCCTCACGgagccccgccccccccccatgtACGGGGCACCGGACGCTCGGGGCGGGAGACGCGCGGGGGGTGGGAGTGGTGTCGCTTCGCGCATGCGCGCCGCCACCGGAAGTGCGCCACAACTTGCGTGGGCTGCTTTGTTGCCGCCGCAGATTCGCGTTACCGGGACACGACACCTCGCACCTCCCCACACCCCCGGGTTTCGGGTCGTCCCCGCGcatcttccttccctctcctacctcctcttcctctcccctcccgcccccagCGTGGCGAAAGTGCGGCGGCGAATTCAACGCTGCTCCTGCCGCCGGCCCCTCGCGATTCGCTTCCGCAGATTCGCCACCGCCGCCCGCGCTGCTCCCGGAGCCGGAACGGGCCTGAACCCAGCGGCGGGGCCTTATCCCCTCCccgttccccccaccccttcctcttccacctccatttcccttccccgcttctccttcctcccttccccgcCGCCGTGGCGAAAGTGCGGCGGCGGAGGCGCAGGCCGCTGCGGTGCTGGCGGGCGGCTCCGGTCCGCGGTGGCTGTTCCcgttctccccctccctccccgccgcgtAGCGGCCCCTCAGCTCCGGGCGATGCCCCTGGGGCTGCGGTGAGGAGGGAGAACTCCGCCATGGAGGTCCCGGGACAGGGTAGTGGACCGGTGACCGTCCCCCCCGAACCCGGTAACGAAACCCCGCTGCCCGTTGAGGTTTCCCCCTCTGGGGCGGCTCAGGGAAACGAAGACGGGCGGTTGCGGCCCGGTGCTAAGCGGGTAACGTTTCCCTCCGACGAGGATATCGTCTCTGGGGCAGTGGAGCCCAAGGACCCCTGGAGACACggtaatgggggggggggggcgctggaTACCGGGCTTGGCTCctcaaggggggggggggtccagggTTGGGACTGGGCCAGTGCTGAAGAGACCGGAGCAGAGGTCCCTGCTGCGGGCCTAGGGGAGagacaccaccacccccccagctGAAGCCACCCAGGGTTGGGTGCACAAACATGGCCTTTGGGAACCCCCAAAACTGCCAGCTGGGCGGTTCACACCAAAACCGTGGGCCCAATAAAGCCACGGAGGCGAATTGGTGCAGTAGCCCTCATCCTCGTGGCTGTTGAAGGCTTCGGCTCAGAGGGAAGCTCCCGGTTTTGTTGCCCTGAGCCGGCACGGCAGGAACGGCGGTGATGGTTGGGTTCTGCTGGTGCGGTGGGAGAGCCCTGCT
Coding sequences within it:
- the LOC115337722 gene encoding CLK4-associating serine/arginine rich protein-like, encoding MWHEARKHERKLRGMMVDYKKRAERRREYYEKIKKDPAQFLQVHGRACKVHLDSAIALAAESPVNMMPWQGDANNMIDRFDVRAHLDYIPLYTPPLLNPISPEQESDERKCNYERYRGLVQNDFAGISEEQCLYQIYIDELYGGLQKPNEDEKKKLAEKKASIGYTYEDSTVAELENSLEKRGDEEDSEEDSNTDEDEVIPDIDVEVDVDELNQEQVADLNKQATAYGMAEGDFVRMLRKDKEEAEAIKNAKALEEEKAMYSGRRSRRQRREFREKRLKGRKISPPSYARRDSPTYDPYKRSPSESTSESRSRSRTPSPGHEEKITFITSFGGSDEEAVAASAQAGSISGKATALGKQRSAPGQPGSTAAGHSTSSRRRSSSSSTSPSSSSSSSSRSSSRSHRGGSYHHSRRYCRSHSRRYSRSRSRRYSGGGSRDSRRRSRSYSPDWGYRYSSCRRSRSHSRSGERYWRGGRSSRHRSSSRSPSDSRSCSKSMSPVREKPPRPAASPAVGEKLKKADTAAGKETGAAKPKLTPQEKLKLRMQKALNRQFKADKKAAQEKMLQQEHERQEREDELRAMARKIRMKERERREKEREEWERQYSRQSRSPSPRYGREYSSSRRRSRSRSPHYRH